In a single window of the Olivibacter sp. SDN3 genome:
- a CDS encoding PH domain-containing protein, with the protein MYIEQYLNEEQDPKVVEKLLVKLKDILTSGEVITYIAVQKKPAVTLLPDCLALSNKRLFLCKAAKLGLTTNFTIYNWQDIKSVTFKEEFFGAKFIVVPQHTENFSVEYLPKIQVRKLYQLASDALEKKQEEQRLKDLEIKKASTPPVMLKPVPEEAKEPPLKPEEEPVIKKPVEDDEVTIKLKKLKSLFEKQLITQAEYENKKNDILSQF; encoded by the coding sequence ATGTATATCGAACAATATCTAAACGAAGAACAGGATCCAAAGGTAGTTGAAAAACTGTTGGTAAAATTGAAAGACATCCTTACTTCTGGCGAAGTAATTACTTACATCGCTGTTCAGAAAAAACCTGCAGTCACCCTTTTACCTGATTGCTTGGCGTTGAGCAACAAGCGTCTTTTCTTATGCAAAGCTGCCAAATTAGGTTTAACAACCAATTTCACTATCTATAATTGGCAAGACATCAAAAGTGTTACGTTCAAGGAAGAGTTTTTTGGAGCTAAATTTATTGTAGTCCCCCAACATACAGAAAACTTCTCTGTCGAATATCTTCCAAAGATTCAGGTCAGAAAACTATACCAACTGGCCAGTGATGCCTTGGAGAAAAAACAGGAAGAGCAGCGACTAAAAGATCTTGAAATCAAAAAGGCTTCAACACCTCCTGTAATGCTTAAACCTGTCCCGGAAGAAGCAAAAGAGCCACCACTGAAGCCTGAAGAAGAGCCTGTCATAAAAAAGCCTGTTGAAGACGATGAAGTCACCATTAAACTGAAAAAACTAAAATCCTTGTTTGAAAAACAATTAATCACTCAAGCAGAATACGAAAACAAAAAGAACGACATACTATCGCAGTTTTAA
- the serS gene encoding serine--tRNA ligase, with amino-acid sequence MLQISYIRENRDEVVRRLSVRNFTEIELVDDVIRLDEEIRSTKSKSEYISSEANAAAKQIGELMRQGKREEAEAIKAKSGTYKEQVKTLHEKLNELEHVFQQKIILLPNLPHENVPTGKSADDNEIVLTYGEKTLLSEKALPHWELATKYDIIDFELGVKVSGAGFPIYKGKGARLQRALINFFLDQASEQGYREVQVPVLINGDSGYGTGQLPDKEGQMYQVEADDLYLIPTAEVPVTNMYRDRILKEEDFPIKNTAYTPCFRREAGSYGAHVRGLNRLHQFDKVELVQLVHPDNSYAVLEEMSAYVQSLLQKLELPYRVLRLCGGDMGFTSAMTYDMEVWSGAQKRWLEVSSVSNFETFQSNRLKARFKGKDGKMHLVHTLNGSALALPRIVACLLEENQRDQGIKVPDALVPYTGFEWID; translated from the coding sequence ATGTTGCAAATTAGTTATATCCGCGAAAACAGAGATGAGGTTGTCAGACGTTTATCTGTACGTAACTTCACAGAAATTGAATTGGTAGATGATGTGATACGTCTTGACGAAGAAATCCGTTCTACGAAATCAAAATCTGAATATATTTCTTCGGAAGCTAATGCAGCGGCCAAGCAAATAGGTGAATTGATGCGGCAAGGGAAACGTGAGGAAGCAGAAGCGATCAAAGCAAAGTCAGGGACCTATAAAGAGCAGGTAAAAACATTGCATGAAAAGCTGAATGAATTGGAACATGTTTTTCAGCAGAAAATAATATTATTACCGAATTTACCTCACGAAAATGTTCCTACGGGCAAGTCTGCCGATGATAATGAAATTGTCTTAACGTATGGTGAGAAAACGCTGCTATCAGAAAAAGCCTTGCCACATTGGGAATTGGCTACCAAATATGATATTATTGATTTTGAGCTTGGAGTAAAAGTAAGTGGTGCTGGTTTTCCGATATATAAGGGAAAAGGTGCTCGCCTGCAAAGGGCTTTGATTAATTTTTTCTTAGACCAGGCATCTGAACAGGGGTATCGTGAGGTTCAGGTTCCGGTATTGATCAATGGAGATTCCGGTTACGGTACAGGGCAGCTACCCGATAAGGAAGGACAGATGTATCAAGTAGAAGCAGATGATTTATATCTCATACCGACGGCGGAGGTCCCTGTTACTAATATGTATAGAGACCGGATTTTGAAAGAGGAAGATTTTCCTATAAAAAACACAGCATACACTCCCTGTTTCAGGAGAGAGGCAGGGTCCTATGGCGCACATGTACGTGGATTGAATAGACTACATCAATTTGATAAAGTAGAATTGGTGCAATTGGTCCATCCCGATAATTCGTATGCAGTGTTAGAAGAGATGAGTGCATATGTACAATCTTTATTGCAAAAACTTGAATTACCCTATCGTGTATTGCGTTTGTGCGGCGGAGACATGGGATTCACTTCGGCAATGACTTATGATATGGAAGTATGGAGCGGAGCCCAAAAGAGATGGTTGGAAGTTTCTTCTGTTTCTAATTTTGAGACATTTCAGAGTAATCGCTTAAAAGCCCGGTTCAAAGGGAAGGATGGGAAAATGCATTTGGTACATACGCTCAATGGCAGTGCCCTGGCTTTACCTAGAATTGTAGCTTGTCTCCTAGAGGAAAATCAGCGTGACCAGGGTATAAAAGTACCAGATGCGTTAGTGCCGTATACTG
- the lnt gene encoding apolipoprotein N-acyltransferase: MKKYYLLALLSALLLWVGWPPIPYTSPLLLIAFVPLLIAIEKIILFEKSKSGSKVFLVASVTAVVWNTASIYWVYNAISAVMPAYIAIFISLIPFGLAALLMAFAFRLYYQLRKRYSIIISLFGLVCFWIAYEYLHQTWELAFPWMTLGNGFASTHQLIQWYEYTGVYGGSLWIWFCNIALFLLVRKKLVYPSFRLTFRQTLGFLLLILIPTISSLIRYFTYEERENPSHMVVVQPNIDPYAKWSMPIEQQVENLIRLSKEQAQPNTEFFLWPESAIPERPPGVNEEEIRGNENYLNIQHFLNDYKNGNVLSGIESMLIYDSLETSSARKFVDIDKYYDVFNAAVLIDNSSKVQFYHKSKLVPGVEQTPFASLSFLKPLFAAFGGSTGSYGRQDKPSVFYAESGIGAAPVICYESIWGNYVAAYIKQGAQFIAVVTNDGWWGDTSGKSQHLQYAKLRAIENRRWVARSANTGISAFINQRGDVTKKSTWWTATALSENINLNEEITFYTATGDYLAYISSFGAAIYFVLLIGTIKRTNKKAATI, translated from the coding sequence GTGAAAAAATATTACCTGTTAGCATTACTAAGTGCCCTTCTATTGTGGGTTGGCTGGCCACCTATCCCTTATACCTCTCCTCTTTTATTAATCGCTTTTGTTCCATTGTTGATAGCCATCGAAAAGATTATTCTTTTCGAAAAAAGTAAATCTGGAAGCAAAGTGTTTCTGGTAGCAAGTGTCACTGCGGTTGTATGGAATACGGCTTCTATCTACTGGGTGTATAACGCCATTAGTGCCGTGATGCCAGCTTATATCGCCATTTTTATTTCGCTTATCCCTTTTGGGCTGGCGGCCTTGTTGATGGCATTTGCGTTTAGACTTTACTACCAACTGAGAAAAAGATATAGCATTATAATTAGTCTTTTTGGTCTTGTCTGTTTTTGGATTGCTTACGAATACCTACATCAAACATGGGAACTTGCATTTCCCTGGATGACCCTTGGAAATGGTTTTGCCAGCACCCATCAGCTCATCCAATGGTATGAATATACTGGTGTTTACGGAGGCTCGCTTTGGATATGGTTTTGCAATATCGCACTGTTCCTGCTGGTCCGTAAAAAGCTTGTCTATCCTTCATTTAGGTTAACCTTTAGACAAACTCTTGGTTTCCTGCTTTTGATATTGATACCTACTATTTCCTCACTCATTCGATATTTCACTTATGAAGAACGTGAAAACCCTTCTCATATGGTGGTCGTGCAGCCCAATATAGATCCATATGCCAAGTGGAGCATGCCTATTGAGCAGCAGGTAGAAAATTTAATCCGTCTTTCGAAAGAGCAAGCGCAGCCCAATACCGAGTTTTTCCTCTGGCCGGAATCTGCTATTCCTGAAAGGCCTCCGGGAGTAAATGAAGAAGAAATAAGGGGTAACGAAAATTACCTTAACATCCAGCATTTTTTAAACGACTATAAGAATGGAAACGTATTATCAGGCATCGAATCCATGCTTATTTACGATTCGCTAGAAACTAGCTCCGCGCGTAAATTTGTCGACATTGATAAATATTACGATGTTTTTAATGCCGCTGTACTAATTGACAATTCTTCGAAAGTGCAATTTTACCATAAATCCAAGCTGGTGCCTGGCGTAGAGCAAACACCTTTCGCTTCTTTATCATTTCTTAAACCACTTTTTGCTGCTTTTGGTGGCAGCACAGGGAGCTACGGAAGGCAAGATAAACCGTCTGTTTTTTATGCCGAAAGTGGTATAGGTGCTGCACCGGTTATATGCTACGAATCTATTTGGGGTAATTATGTTGCAGCATATATAAAACAGGGTGCTCAGTTCATCGCGGTAGTTACCAACGACGGATGGTGGGGCGACACATCCGGTAAAAGCCAACACTTGCAGTACGCAAAACTACGTGCAATTGAAAATCGACGTTGGGTTGCACGGTCGGCCAATACCGGAATATCCGCATTTATTAATCAAAGAGGAGATGTCACTAAAAAAAGTACCTGGTGGACAGCAACCGCGCTGAGCGAAAATATTAATCTAAATGAAGAAATAACCTTTTATACCGCAACAGGCGATTATCTGGCTTACATCAGCAGTTTCGGAGCAGCTATTTATTTTGTGCTATTAATAGGTACTATCAAACGAACAAACAAAAAGGCCGCAACGATTTAA
- the rsmI gene encoding 16S rRNA (cytidine(1402)-2'-O)-methyltransferase, which produces MLYIVPTPIGNLEDMTFRAIRTLKEADIILAEDTRTSAPLLKHFGIDKKAYAHHQHNEHKALNEIIRFLKEGKSVALVSDAGTPAISDPGFLLVREAIKNGLSVCCLPGATAFVPALVNSGLPADSFVFEGFLPVKKGRQTKMKSLSDEQRTMIFYESPHRILKTLEDFSSILGEERRASVSRELSKVYEENVRGTLRELIEHFQNNIIKGEFVICVGGKP; this is translated from the coding sequence ATGCTATACATCGTTCCCACACCAATCGGTAATTTAGAAGATATGACTTTTAGGGCGATAAGAACCTTAAAAGAAGCTGATATTATTTTAGCAGAAGATACGCGTACCAGTGCACCGCTGCTCAAACACTTCGGAATCGACAAGAAAGCCTATGCCCACCACCAGCACAATGAACATAAGGCCCTTAATGAGATCATTCGTTTCTTAAAAGAAGGCAAAAGCGTCGCGCTGGTTTCCGATGCCGGAACACCTGCGATATCCGACCCTGGCTTTCTTTTGGTGCGTGAAGCAATAAAAAATGGATTAAGTGTATGTTGTCTTCCGGGAGCTACCGCCTTCGTACCTGCATTGGTTAATTCCGGTCTTCCTGCCGACAGCTTTGTATTTGAAGGTTTTCTTCCGGTAAAAAAGGGACGCCAAACCAAGATGAAATCATTGAGTGATGAACAGCGAACCATGATTTTTTATGAATCTCCTCATCGCATCCTAAAAACATTGGAAGATTTCAGTTCCATCTTAGGGGAAGAAAGACGCGCCTCGGTATCGCGGGAATTGAGCAAAGTTTACGAAGAAAATGTACGTGGCACACTTAGGGAACTTATTGAACATTTTCAAAACAATATCATAAAAGGAGAGTTTGTAATTTGTGTAGGCGGAAAACCGTAA